One window of the Eucalyptus grandis isolate ANBG69807.140 chromosome 8, ASM1654582v1, whole genome shotgun sequence genome contains the following:
- the LOC120287463 gene encoding GDSL esterase/lipase At3g48460-like, whose translation MSGSGSQTGSDSGSMKGDMSGGGSASGTGSGSGSGSVTGSGSVNVNGSIHMEGSLFWIGGIGFSDYPRLLNSSSSSISSQWFNQRSVSQVCKLVKELLGSGAKYLVVQGLPPSGCFPVSLASTPTSDRDQHGCSKSANDMVTAHNELLQKNLAELQKTFSSATIIYADFWKAYMNILQNPQQYNFTEPFKACCGVASGPFNFDIHNLCGSSSTSACSDATKHMNWDGIHLTEAMNKQITLQFLNHGCTNPPLPAVIKQKMG comes from the exons ATGAGCGGAAGTGGAAGCCAAACTGGAAGCGATAGCGGAAGCATGAAGGGGGATATGAGCGGTGGTGGTAGTGCAAGCGGAACCGGTAGCGGTAGCGGAAGCGGAAGCGTGACCGGAAGCGGAAGCGTGAATGTTAACGGAAGCATCCACATGGAAGGTTCGCTGTTTTGGATTGGAGGGATCGGTTTCAGCGACTACCCTCGCCTGCTTaactcatcctcctcctccatctccagccAGTGGTTCAACCAGCGCTCCGTTAGTCAAGTCTGCAAACTTGTCAAG GAACTGCTGGGAAGCGGCGCCAAGTACCTCGTCGTTCAAGGCCTGCCTCCATCCGGGTGCTTCCCCGTGTCCCTAGCTTCGACCCCCACCTCTGACCGCGACCAACACGGCTGCTCCAAGAGCGCCAATGACATGGTGACGGCCCACAACGAGCTGCTCCAGAAGAACCTGGCCGAGCTGCAGAAAACATTCAGCTCGGCTACCATCATCTACGCCGACTTCTGGAAAGCATACATGAACATCCTCCAGAACCCCCAACAGTACAACTTTACCGAGCCCTTCAAGGCGTGCTGCGGGGTCGCCAGTGGACCCTTCAACTTCGACATCCACAACCTGTGCGGCTCGAGCAGCACCTCCGCCTGTAGTGACGCCACAAAGCACATGAACTGGGACGGGATTCATCTCACGGAGGCCATGAACAAACAAATCACCCTCCAGTTCCTCAACCACGGTTGCACTAACCCTCCGTTGCCGGCTGTCATCAAGCAGAAGATGGGATGA
- the LOC104415729 gene encoding E3 ubiquitin-protein ligase AIRP2: MEMMYYQLARSSSYQDSLKVLEADIQHANALAAAIPRAKGGARLQMKLVYNHLAPLFLFLLQWMDCSCTCLLPRYLDLFHILIYKVYSDGRPNISTHGRKATIKDFYAVILPSLRRLHSDMEELGDVKGKHLAMESVGKKKVEGDFRFVKVDLEREDECGICLEPCTKMVLPNCCHAMCIKCYRNWNVKSESCPFCRGSLKRVKSEDLWVLTCNEDVVDAETVSKEDLLRFYLYINSLPKDSPDALFLVYYEYLI; the protein is encoded by the exons atGGAGATGATGTATTACCAGCTGGCCAGGTCGTCTTCGTACCAGGACTCGCTGAAGGTCTTGGAGGCCGACATACAGCACGCCAACGCTCT GGCGGCTGCGATTCCGAGGGCAAAGGGCGGCGCTCGCCTTCAAATGAAACTGGTCTACAATCACTTGGCTccgcttttcttgtttttgctaCAATGGATGGATTGCTCCTGCACTTGTCTACTACCCAGATACTTAGACCTCTTCCACATACTCATATACAAG GTTTATAGTGATGGAAGGCCCAATATATCTACACATGGGAGAAAGGCTACCATAAAGGACTTCTATG CTGTTATATTGCCATCTCTTAGACGGCTGCACAGTGACATGGAAGAGTTGGGTGATGTCAAAGGCAAGCATCTGGCTATGGAGTCTGTGGGCAAGAAGAAAGTGGAAGGCGACTTCAGGTTTGTCAAAGTAGatttagagagagaagatgaatgTGGGATTTGTTTGGAACCCTGCACCAAAATGGTGTTGCCAAATTGTTGCCATGCAATGTGCATAAAATGCTACCGGAATTG GAATGTGAAGTCCGAGTCTTGTCCCTTTTGTCGTGGAAGCTTGAAAAGAGTAAAGTCTGAAGATTTATGGGTGCTCACTTGCAATGAAGATGTGGTTGATGCGGAAACGGTCTCCAAAGAGGACTTGCTTCGTTTCTATCTCTACATCAATAGCTTGCCAAAGGATAGCCCAGACGCCCTTTTCTTAGTTTATTATGAGTACCTAATATGA